Part of the Zingiber officinale cultivar Zhangliang chromosome 6A, Zo_v1.1, whole genome shotgun sequence genome, CCATGGACATCAAAGGAGCTGGATCATCCACACTGACTACGGGCAACTGCGGAGGAGCTAGAGGATCCACATTGGCCACTGTCATCGTCGTCGGCAACGACGCCCAAGAAGCTTGAGGATCCACGTTGACCATGGACATCATCGGCGACGGCAAAGGAGCTGGATCACCCACACTGGCTATGGGCAactgcagaggagctagaggATCCACATTGACCATGGTCATCGTCGGCAACAacgcccaaggatcttgaggatCCACGTTAGCCATGGACATCATCGGCGACGGCAAAGGAGCTGGATCACCTACACTGGCTATGGGCAACTGCGGAGGAGCTAGAGGATCCACATTGACCATGGTCATCGCCGGCAACAacgcccaaggatcttgaggatCCACGTTAGCCATGGACATCATCGGCGACGGCAAAGGAGCTGGATCATCCACACTGACTATGGGCATGGGCAACTGTAGAGGAGATAGAGGATCGACATTAGCCACGGGCATCGTCGGCAACGACGGCCAAGAAGCTTGAGGATCCACGTTGACTATGGCCATCATCTGCGACGGCGAAGGAGCTGGAACTCGTGGAAGAGAATTAGGAATTGTAATTCCCCTGCTCTGCAACATTTCTACTGCGATCCCCATGACTTCTCCGATAGCCCTAGGATGCAAATAATGACCAACAATATCAGGCACCGACGGCGGCAGAGGCACACCGTGCACGGGAACGTTAGGAGTCCTGGATTCGAGAGCTACAAGTTGGAGAAGAGACGAGTCCACCAATGgcggctgctgctgctgctgctgctggacATTCGAAGGATCCCAAACTGGAGGTGGCGAAGGAAGGGGAATAACACCAACCCCGCGAGATTTAAATTTCTTCATCTTGCAGTTCCAGAAATTTTTGATCTCATTATCAGTGCGACCAGGCAACTGCAATAGATTCATATATAAACGAGCAGTGAAGATACGTGTGGAATATATGGAACGAATTAACTAAAACAGAGATGGAATTAAACTAGAACAAGAGTTAATTACGTGTTTGACGATGTGAGCCCATTTATTGCCCATCTGGGCTTGGAGTTGGATGATCAAATGTTCTTCTTCAGTTGTAATCGGACCTTTCT contains:
- the LOC121994736 gene encoding transcription factor MYB120-like, which translates into the protein MDVRSESPASKKVHWTEAEDAILFDYVKHHGEGKWNAVAKATGLARCGKSCRHRWLNHLKPNLKKGPITTEEEHLIIQLQAQMGNKWAHIVKHLPGRTDNEIKNFWNCKMKKFKSRGVGVIPLPSPPPVWDPSNVQQQQQQQPPLVDSSLLQLVALESRTPNVPVHGVPLPPSVPDIVGHYLHPRAIGEVMGIAVEMLQSRGITIPNSLPRVPAPSPSQMMAIVNVDPQASWPSLPTMPVANVDPLSPLQLPMPIVSVDDPAPLPSPMMSMANVDPQDPWALLPAMTMVNVDPLAPPQLPIASVGDPAPLPSPMMSMANVDPQDPWALLPTMTMVNVDPLAPLQLPIASVGDPAPLPSPMMSMVNVDPQASWASLPTTMTVANVDPLAPPQLPVVSVDDPAPLMSMANVDPQAPWASLPTMTMDNVGDPAPLPSPMMSVVNVDPQAPWAQLPMMSMVNADPLPPSQFPMAGVDHPTPPSLSMTPTVGVDPSLDLDIDFDFDMDMMHSALESLR